Proteins from a single region of Bombus pascuorum chromosome 5, iyBomPasc1.1, whole genome shotgun sequence:
- the LOC132907314 gene encoding probable chitinase 10 isoform X1, with protein sequence MIPWLILLLVASAAAGPSHLIFIPDILQPPPLDSIEKEADAEIISLPSFQRGAVEGPPMIENPLTDPSITHAEYGSERFPLRDAVEALPANKIGFQVVSLPLQDSSQGRVPLRDAVEHREAPFFGNFDHESIWIEPLAPPTLTRTEQIINPKVVCHLDSSAVHRIEPFSLFPQSVPDHRCSHLIYIAATLDPEELVVVSRDREYDEIKGGYKAVTGHRSRDPALRVLVSITAPNRGKLFSEVTKNHCTLHCEKFAKSILSFLEAHDFDGVEIDWDGSPDRFNDLKLLLRTIKKLFADREYILAVVQKPDDPVDQEITSAADLVLLKAWRDNPAFRREKLALHPAPLKYVARVTNKWIDQIPKEHRSKIVLGLPVFGQGYTLKFGNFTDTGAPIIGPGIEDVYTQQKNGRMAYYEICEKLEDGLWTSGRDEEGPYIKRGDQWVGYEDPLSVKIKVAYVRSVRLGGVSLWSLDLDDFQGICGNSWPMLNAATESIGLYDEVELNECSTDGLSSDPENCSGFYSCHNGVRYRGQCGPGRFFDSTNGRCVKANSNICKPVQFDKMQGNHYQTEIRETQAFQNLEISPKKGPRVVCYITSWSLYRKGDGLFAPERLDSRLCTDIIYAFAGLNPDTLLIQPLDPWIDIEHNLYERVTKTKGSRVLLAIGGWTDSTGDKYSRLISSSIARRKFVTATINFLKKHNFDGLSFEWNYPKCWQSNCRKGPDSDKPNFTKLIQELRKGFDQQEPRLTLAVAFSGYKEVIDRAYEVREISEMVDFISVMTYDYHGAWEAKTGHLSPLFGNTDDINPYYNVNSTMEYLINLGADKSKLLAGIPLYGQAYRLSSENLTSLGDPATGPGTAGEFTKQPGMLAYYEVCDRIKNKGWETGLGKKPKEESKYLSFDAKCSILGPSAYRRDQWVGYDNQESVFAKGEYILKRGYGGATLWTVDLDDFLNRCCSESFPLLKSINRALGRLKNKASEGCGRPPEPVTPQPPTLTTHSDAVGDTPRPTTPMAKPTTWPMWTEKPSTDSHHTTTTWPTWTWKPSKRPESTTKSSTTVWWTQSTSTASSTWTSTKAPEQLTTEATQGIEKPTDSSKPEQPCTIGEYVPDPDNCNNYFRCVLGELQREQCAPGLHWDARRRICDWPAAAKCQAGTGSVTQKPSWTTIRTTTTKKPTTAFIPSSPRPITQKPIMEASNGKPPKNCVHGEYYSYPDSCTSFHICVNGNLISQQCGPGLNWNKEKGMCDWAFKNPCIEKPKKTASLVAGGTKSTSCTPDSYTGVPGDCESFQACLWGRYEVFRCAPGLHFNERTRICDWPSRANCQDNSVSTDNQDSNTPSDKPINHPTSTEKPWVPSTTQATTTLPSAVIDADKVSPLSGHYKIVCYFTNWAWYRRGVGRYLPEHIDHTLCTHIVYGFAVLDYSDLIIKAHDSWADYDNHFYERVVAYKKRGLKVSLALGGWNDSAGDKYSRLVNNPTARKRFIEQAIQFLEKYDFDGLDLDWEYPVCWQVDCSKGPSSDKQGFADLLKELSNELRPRGLLLSSAVSPSKQVIDKGYDVPALAKYLDWIAVMTYDFHGQWDKKTGHVAPLYYHPEDDYYYFNANYSINYWIAKGAPRRNIVMGMPLYGQSFSINDRNAGTGLNVPASAGQTGEFTRAAGFLSYYEICDRIRNRGWNVVQDSEHRMGPYAYKGSQWVSFDDADMIRRKAEYVRDMGLGGGMVWALDLDDFRGRCDEGPHPLMHTLQKVLASPPNKDEELEKPPITVEDLDQGPMAPTVISTTVKTPVPSSTSRDQLQPDDKFKMICYFTNWAWYRQEGGKFLPEDIDPDLCTHVLYGFAVLDGSQLTIKPHDAWADIDNKFYERVAALKSKGIKVLMAIGGWNDSAGNKYSRLVNSPSARQKFITTVIQFIEKYEFEGLDLDWEYPVCWQVDCKKGPATDKEGFASLVKELSEQFKPRNLLLSAAVSPSKRVIDTGYDVPSLAKYLDWISVMTYDYHGQWDKKTGHVAPLYRLPNDWEPTFNANFSIHYWMEKGAPAKKLVMGAPLYGQSFSLAERSERGLNAPTYGGGEAGEATRARGFLSYYEICERTLKKGWTVIQDKERRIGPYAYKGDQWVSFDDTRQIKLKAELIKDLDLGGGMVWALDLDDFKNRCGCEPSPLLRTMNRVLRNYPKGPLCPVTNAFLTIDAGESIMESTTTERPSWEPITSAKPTYLPPTSTTADPDSDIDDTIEIEAEPPIIGGSPDDCGGRVFVPHKKDCSKYFLCNFGKLTEHSCPPGLYWNENRCDWPENTKCQDSQRQSNELLPLISDQENNKKKMICYVMNWARKRPGVGQFLPEDIDLDLCTHIVYGLAKLDPERLTIQNPQAARQKEFLSKIADIKSRTGLKVLLGLGGWDESTDNKYSELAHNSIERKKFARHAALYIQSRGFDGLDLLWEYPVCWQVDCNRGPSSDREAFAALLKELSITFKPKGLLLSTGVSASKEVIDVAYDVPALIKYLDWINVMTYDYHGYWEDKTGHVAPLYRNLDEQTKYLNVNFTIIHWLEQGVPSNKLIMGIPAYGQSFTLSRKLQRKGTPGLNAQVSGPGLPGDFTKSAGMLAYYEICNNVKNRDWSVIKDSKNLSGPYATRGDQWVSYEDVSSVMQKTKFIRDLNLGGALIWSLDVDDFTNLCGCGKYPLTTALSQGLRGERNLRMDCT encoded by the exons CCAGCGCGGTTCACAGGATAGAGCCGTTCTCTTTGTTTCCCCAATCCGTGCCCGACCATCGATGCAGCCATCTGATTTATATTGCTGCCACTTTGG ATCCAGAAGAGCTGGTTGTCGTCTCAAGGGACCGCGAATATGACGAGATCAAGG GTGGATATAAGGCAGTAACGGGACATCGATCGAGGGATCCAGCATTGCGAGTGCTCGTCTCGATCACGGCCCCAAACCGGGGGAAACTGTTTTCTGAAGTGACCAAGAACCATTGCACCCTCCACtgtgaaaaatttgcaaaatccATCTTAAGTTTTCTCGAAGCGCATGACTTCGACGGCGTTGAGATCGATTGGGATGGTTCGCCAGATCGCTTCAATGACTTGAAACTCTTGTTGAGAACGATTAAGAAACTTTTCGCTGATAGAGAATATATTCTCGCGGTTGTTCAAAAGCCAGACGATCCGGTGGATCAGGAAATCACTTCTGCAGCCGATTTAGTTCTTCTGAAAGCTTGGAGAGACAATCCTGCGTtcagaagagaaaaattggCTCTTCATCCCGCACCATTGAAGTATGTTGCTCGAGTGACGAATAAATGGATCGATCAAATCCCGAAAGAACACAGATCGAAAATCGTTCTTGGCTTACCTGTATTTGGACAAGGatatactttaaaatttggaaatttcacgGACACTGGTGCACCTATTATCGGGCCGGGGATTGAAGATGTTTATACCCAGcagaaaaatggaagaatgGCTTACTATGAA ATCTGTGAGAAATTGGAAGATGGATTGTGGACCTCTGGAAGAGACGAGGAGGGGCCATACATAAAACGTGGTGACCAGTGGGTTGGTTACGAGGATCCATTGTCGGTGAAAATCAAAGTGGCTTATGTTAGATCAGTGAGACTCGGTGGAGTTTCTTTATGGTCTCTTGATTTGGACGATTTTCAA ggTATTTGCGGTAATTCGTGGCCTATGTTGAACGCTGCAACCGAATCGATAGGCTTGTATGATGAGGTAGAATTGAACGAATGTTCTACCGATGGTCTATCTAGTGACCCAGAAAATTGCTCAGGATTCTATTCCTGTCACAATG GAGTGCGATATCGAGGTCAATGCGGACCAGGAAGATTCTTCGATTCCACTAATGGCCGTTGCGTAAAAGCGAATTCGAACATTTGTAAACCAGTACAATTCGATAAAATGCAAGGAAATCATTACCAGACTGAAATAAGGGAAACGCAAGCTTTTCAAAATTTAGAGATTTCTCCGAAGAAGGGTCCCCGTGTAGTCTGCTACATAACTTCGTGGTCGCTCTACCGTAAAGGAGATGGACTGTTCGCTCCAGAACGATTAGACTCCCGCCTATGCACCGATATAATCTATGCGTTCGCTGGATTGAATCCAGACACATTGCTCATCCAACCGTTAGATCCTTGGATCGACATAGAACAca atttatatgaGCGAGTGACGAAGACCAAAGGATCAAGAGTGCTCTTAGCCATCGGAGGCTGGACAGACAGTACTGGTGACAAATACTCTCGTTTGATAAGCAGTAGCATTGCACGTCGCAAATTCGTTACAGCTACGATAAACTTCTTGAAAAAGCACAATTTCGACGGCCTATCCTTCGAATGGAACTATCCAAAATGTTGGCAAAGTAATTGCAGAAAGGGACCCGATTCCGACAAGCCTAATTTCACCAAATTAATTCAGGAACTGAGAAAAGGGTTCGATCAACAGGAACCGAGGCTTACGTTAGCTGTAGCATTCTCAGGTTATAAAGAAGTGATCGACAGAGCCTATGAAGTCCGTGAAATTTCGGAAATGGTGGATTTCATATCAGTGATGACGTATGATTATCATGGTGCTTGGGAGGCAAAAACGGGTCACTTGTCGCCCTTATTTGGAAATACTGACGACATCAATCCATATTACAATGTC AATTCCACGATGGAGTACTTGATAAATCTTGGAGCGGACAAATCGAAACTTTTGGCAGGCATACCTTTATATGGACAAGCTTATCGACTGTCTAGTGAAAATTTAACAAGCCTTGGAGATCCTGCCACTGGACCTGGAACTGCTGGAGAATTTACCAAACAACCTGGGATGCTGGCCTATTACGAAGTTTGTGACAGGATCAAGAACAAGGGCTGGGAGACAGGATTAGGTAAGAAGccaaaagaagaaagtaaatatCTATCTTTTGACGCAAAATGTTCCATTTTAGGGCCAAGTGCGTACCGTAGAGACCAGTGGGTAGGCTACGACAATCAGGAGAGCGTCTTCGCGAAAGGAGAATACATTTTGAAACGTGGTTATGGGGGTGCAACATTGTGGACAGTGGACTTGGACGACTTTTTAAATCGCTGTTGTTCGGAATCCTTCCCACTATTGAAGAGCATAAATCGTGCACTAG GTCGTTTAAAGAATAAAGCTTCCGAAGGATGCGGACGGCCACCAGAACCAGTTACGCCACAACCTCCAACATTGACGACTCACAGTGACGCAGTGGGAGACACTCCTCGACCAACGACGCCAATGGCAAAGCCAACCACGTGGCCAATGTGGACTGAAAAGCCGAGTACAGACAGTCATCATACAACTACTACTTGGCCCACTTGGACTTGGAAACCAAGCAAACGACCAGAGTCAACAACTAAAAGCAGTACCACGGTCTGGTGGACTCAATCAACCAGCACTGCTTCTTCAACATGGACTTCAACCAA AGCACCGGAGCAATTAACAACAGAAGCCACGCAAGGCATAGAGAAACCAACAGACTCCTCAAAACCAGAACAGCCATGTACGATAGGAGAATACGTGCCGGATCCTGATAACTGCAACAACTACTTTAGATGCGTGCTTGGTGAATTGCAACGCGAACAATGCGCGCCAGGATTGCACTGGGACGCGAGACGACGCATTTGCGATTGGCCAGCTGCGGCGAAATGTCAAGCAGGGACAG GTTCTGTGACTCAAAAACCATCATGGACCACCATAAGAACCACCACTACGAAAAAACCAACTACGGCATTCATACCTTCTTCACCCAGACCTATCACCCAAAAACCAATTATGGAAGCTTCGAACGGAAAGCCACCAAAAAATTGTGTACACGGCGAATATTACTCCTATCCAGATTCCTGCACAAGTTTCCATATCTGCGtgaatggaaatttaatttctcaacaATGTGGACCAGGATTGAACTGGAACAAGGAGAAGGGCATGTGCGACTGGGCTTTCAAGAATCCTTGCATCGAGAAACCGAAGAAAACAGCCTCGTTGGTTGCAGGAGGTACCAAGTCAACT TCGTGTACACCTGATAGTTACACAGGTGTTCCAGGAGATTGTGAAAGCTTCCAAGCATGTTTATGGGGCCGCTACGAAGTATTCCGTTGCGCTCCAGGATTACACTTTAATGAGAGAACTCGAATATGTGACTGGCCATCTAGAGCTAATTGTCAAGATAACTCTGTATCAACAGATAATCAAGATTCCAACACACCTAGCGATAAGCCAATTAATCATCCAACGAGTACTGAAAAGCCTTGGGTACCAAGCACGACTCAAGCTACGACCACCTTGCCATCGGCCGTGATAGATGCTGACAAAGTTTCTCCATTGTCTGGCCATTACAAA ATCGTGTGTTACTTCACGAATTGGGCCTGGTATCGAAGAGGAGTCGGTCGTTATCTTCCTGAACATATCGATCACACCCTCTGTACCCATATCGTTTACGGATTTGCTGTTTTAGACTATTCTGACCTAATCATCAAGGCTCACGACTCCTGGGCCGATTACGACAATC ATTTTTACGAACGCGTAGTCGCGTACAAGAAACGTGGGTTGAAAGTATCTCTTGCTCTGGGAGGTTGGAACGATTCAGCTGGAGACAAATACAGTCGTCTAGTGAATAATCCTACTGCTAGGAAAAGGTTTATTGAACAAGCAATCCAATTCCTGGAAAAATACGATTTCGATGGGCTTGACTTGGATTGGGAATACCCAGTTTGCTGGCAA GTTGACTGCAGTAAAGGTCCATCTTCAGATAAACAAGGCTTCGCAGATTTGCTTAAAGAATTGAGCAACGAATTGAGACCCAGAGGATTATTACTCAGTTCAGCGGTTTCGCCGAGCAAACAAGTGATCGACAAAGGCTACGATGTTCCAGCACTCGCTAAATATTTGGACTGGATTGCAGTGATGACTTACGATTTCCATGGTCAATGGGACAAGAAAACTGGCCACGTAGCGCCGCTCTACTACCATCCTGAAGATGACTATTATTACTTCAACGCAAATTATTCCATCAATTATTGGATCGCTAAGGGAGCTCCTCGTAGAAACATCGTTATgg GAATGCCACTGTACGGACAGTCGTTCTCCATAAACGACCGCAACGCAGGTACAGGATTAAATGTGCCAGCTAGTGCTGGACAAACAGGTGAATTTACTAGAGCTGCAGGATTCTTGTCCTATTACGAGATTTGCGATAGGATTCGGAACCGTGGATGGAACGTCGTTCAGGATTCAGAGCACAGAATGGGTCCCTATGCATATAAGGGCAGTCAGTGGGTGAGCTTTGACGATGCTGACATGATTCGACGGAAAGCCGAGTATGTTAGGGACATGGGTCTTGGTGGTGGAATGGTGTGGGCGTTGGATCTCGATGATTTCCGGGGACGCTGCGACGAAGGACCGCATCCGTTGATGCATACTCTTCAAAAAGTTTTAGCTAGTCCTCCCAACAAAGATGAAGaac TTGAGAAGCCACCGATTACAGTGGAAGATTTAGATCAAGGTCCAATGGCGCCCACGGTAATATCCACCACTGTTAAAACACCCGTGCCATCTTCAACGTCGAGGGATCAACTGCAACCTGACGATAAATTCAAAAtgatttgttattttacaaattgggCCTGGTATCGTCAAGAAGGAGGAAAGTTCTTGCCAGAAGATATAGACCCCGATCTGTGTACTCATGTTCTATATGGTTTCGCGGTACTCGATGGATCGCAGTTAACGATTAAACCACATGATGCATGGGCTGATATAGACAACA AGTTCTACGAAAGGGTCGCGGCTTTAAAATCGAAGGGAATAAAGGTATTAATGGCTATTGGAGGATGGAATGATTCAGCAGGTAACAAATACAGTCGTTTGGTGAATTCGCCATCAGCCAGACAAAAATTCATCACGACTGTGATCCAATTTATCGAAAAGTACGAGTTTGAAGGCTTAGATTTAGATTGGGAGTATCCAGTGTGCTGGCAG gtCGACTGTAAAAAAGGTCCAGCTACAGACAAAGAAGGATTCGCTAGTTTAGTGAAGGAGTTGAGCGAACAATTCAAACCAAGAAATTTACTGTTATCCGCCGCGGTTTCTCCGAGCAAACGAGTCATTGACACAGGCTATGACGTACCAAGCTTGGCGAAGTACTTAGACTGGATAtctgtaatgacgtatgattATCATGGTCAATGGGACAAGAAAACCGGTCACGTGGCGCCACTGTATCGACTGCCCAATGACTGGGAGCCAACTTTCAACGCG AACTTTTCAATTCATTATTGGATGGAGAAAGGTGCACCAGCGAAGAAGCTTGTTATGGGAGCACCACTGTACGGTCAGTCCTTCTCCTTGGCAGAAAGAAGTGAGAGAGGATTAAACGCACCGACTTATGGCGGCGGTGAAGCCGGCGAAGCAACAAGAGCCAGAGGTTTCCTGTCTTATTACGAA atatGCGAAAGGACATTAAAGAAGGGTTGGACCGTGATCCAAGACAAAGAGCGACGTATCGGTCCCTACGCGTATAAAGGTGATCAGTGGGTCAGCTTTGACGATACCAGACAAATTAAACTGAAGGCAGAATTAATAAAGGATCTTGATTTGGGCGGCGGCATGGTGTGGGCTCTCGATTTGGACGACTTCAAGAACAGATGCGGCTGTGAGCCTAGCCCGCTTCTGAGAACCATGAACAGGGTTCTAAGAAATTATCCCAAAGGTCCATTGTGTCCAGTAACGAATG cATTTCTAACGATTGACGCTGGAGAATCCATCATGGAATCTACGACTACTGAACGACCAAGTTGGGAACCTATTACTTCTGCTAAACCAACGTACTTGCCACCAACGTCTACAACCGCGGATCCGGATTCTGATATTGATGATACTATTGAAATAGAAGCTGAGCCGCCAATAATTGGTGGTTCACCAGACGACTGCGGCGGTCGTGTATTTGTTCCCCATAAGAAAGATTGCTCTAAATACTTCTTATGTAATTTTGGAAAGCTTACTGAACATTCTTGTCCTCCTGGTCTGTATTGGAACGAGAATCGTTGCGACTGGCCTGAAAACACCAAATGCCAGGATTCTCAGCGACAA TCGAACGAGTTATTGCCATTAATCTCTGACCAGGAgaataacaagaaaaaaatgatttgtTATGTAATGAACTGGGCGCGAAAGCGGCCTGGGGTAGGACAATTCCTACCAGAAGACATTGATCTAGATTTGTGTACTCATATAGTTTACGGCCTCGCGAAGTTGGATCCGGAACGATTAACTATACAAAATCCACAGGCTGCTAGACAGAAGGAATTTCTTAGTAAAATAGCGGATATTAAAAGCAGAACTGGACTGAAGGTTTTGCTTGGTTTGGGTGGCTGGGATGAATCTACAGATAATAAGTACAGCGAATTGGCGCACAATTCCATAGAACGGAAAAAATTTGCGCGCCACGCCGCTCTTTATATTCAAAGTCGCGGATTTGATGGTCTTGACCTCCTTTGGGAGTATCCAGTGTGCTGGCAG GTTGATTGCAATCGTGGACCATCAAGTGATAGGGAAGCTTTTGCAGCCCTGCTAAAGGAACTAAGCATAACATTCAAACCTAAAGGATTGCTCCTTTCCACTGGTGTTTCTGCTAGCAAAGAAGTCATCGACGTAGCTTACGACGTTCCAGCATTAATCAAATACCTCGATTGGATAAATGTTATGACTTATGACTATCATGGCTATTGGGAGGACAAAACTGGTCACGTAGCTCCGCTTTATCGTAATCTGGATGAGCAGACCAAATATTTGAACGTGAACTTTACAATAATCCATTGGCTGGAGCAAGGTGTGCCATCGAATAAACTGATAATGGGCATACCAGCATATGGGCAAAGCTTCACGTTATCGagaaaattgcaaagaaaAGGAACACCGGGCCTTAACGCACAAGTTTCCGGGCCCGGGCTTCCAGGAGACTTCACCAAATCAGCCGGCATGCTTGCTTATTACGAG ATATGTAACAACGTAAAAAACAGAGATTGGTCCGTGATCAAGGATTCGAAGAATCTGAGTGGACCGTATGCTACCAGAGGTGACCAATGGGTCAGCTATGAAGATGTATCCAGTGTAATGCAAAAG ACGAAATTCATAAGAGATCTAAATCTTGGTGGTGCCTTGATATGGTCTTTAGATGTAGATGACTTCACAAATCTTTGTGGCTGTGGAAAATATCCTTTAACAACAGCGCTTAGTCAAGGACTTAGAGGAGAACGAAATCTCAGAATGGATTGTACTTGA